A region from the Streptomyces lydicus genome encodes:
- a CDS encoding glycosyltransferase, translating into MKVLHVITGLDVGGAEQQLRLLLRRLPAHCEVVTLTRPGPVAEGIEADGTPVTHLGMTGNRDLTALPRLAGLIREGGYDLVHTHLYRACVYGRVAARMAGVRAVVATEHSLGDAVIEGRRLTRGVRTLYRATERLGTATVAVSDTVAARLRRWGVPEQRIHVVPGGIEAHRFAFDPAARALVRTRLGLPLDAFVIGGAGRLVPGKRFDVLVRAVTQLPGVHLLLAGAGPERETLRRMAQQFGSGDRIHLLGERDGAVDAASGGRGTAAWGAYGPGDHGQGSHGRPAHNQGAHSQGAHGQGTEGPDIPGLLSAIDVFVSPSPDEAFGLAVLEALGSGLHVLYGSCPAVDELPADQAPGARRFSPGVHELATALRELRRHGPGRLPVPPVVRRYDITRSAEALMSVYEQALAAAPARRRSPAAVPLPQGRPAALSAAAVSLPDPSRSPDPSPLSNR; encoded by the coding sequence GTGAAGGTTCTGCACGTCATTACGGGCCTCGACGTGGGCGGCGCCGAGCAGCAGCTGCGGTTGCTGCTGCGCCGGCTGCCCGCGCACTGCGAGGTCGTCACCCTGACCCGTCCGGGCCCGGTCGCCGAGGGCATCGAGGCCGACGGCACCCCCGTCACCCACCTCGGCATGACCGGCAACCGGGACCTGACCGCGCTCCCCCGCCTCGCCGGGCTGATCCGCGAGGGCGGCTACGACCTGGTGCACACCCACCTCTACCGGGCCTGCGTCTACGGCCGGGTCGCCGCCCGGATGGCCGGCGTACGGGCCGTGGTGGCCACCGAGCACTCGCTGGGCGATGCGGTCATCGAGGGCCGCCGGCTGACCCGTGGCGTCCGTACGCTCTACCGGGCCACCGAACGGCTGGGGACGGCGACGGTCGCCGTCTCGGACACCGTCGCCGCCCGGCTGCGCCGCTGGGGCGTACCGGAGCAGCGCATCCATGTGGTGCCGGGCGGCATCGAGGCGCATCGTTTCGCCTTCGATCCGGCGGCCCGGGCCCTGGTGCGCACCCGGCTGGGGCTGCCGCTGGACGCGTTCGTGATCGGCGGGGCCGGCCGGCTGGTGCCCGGCAAGCGGTTCGATGTACTGGTCCGGGCGGTGACCCAACTGCCGGGCGTACACCTGCTGTTGGCGGGTGCGGGGCCGGAGCGCGAGACGCTGCGCCGGATGGCGCAGCAGTTCGGCTCGGGCGACCGGATCCATCTGCTGGGCGAGCGGGACGGGGCGGTCGACGCCGCGTCCGGCGGGCGGGGAACCGCGGCGTGGGGAGCCTACGGACCGGGAGACCACGGGCAGGGAAGCCACGGCCGCCCGGCCCACAATCAGGGAGCCCACAGCCAGGGAGCCCACGGCCAGGGAACCGAAGGCCCCGACATCCCCGGCCTGCTCTCCGCCATCGACGTCTTCGTCTCACCCTCCCCGGACGAGGCGTTCGGGCTGGCCGTCCTGGAAGCGCTCGGGTCCGGGCTGCACGTGCTCTACGGCAGCTGCCCGGCGGTCGACGAACTGCCCGCCGACCAGGCCCCCGGCGCCCGCCGCTTCAGCCCCGGCGTCCACGAACTCGCCACCGCACTGCGGGAGCTGAGGCGCCACGGACCGGGCCGGCTGCCGGTTCCGCCGGTGGTGCGGCGCTACGACATCACCCGCAGCGCCGAGGCACTGATGTCCGTGTACGAGCAGGCGCTGGCCGCCGCCCCGGCCCGCCGCCGGAGCCCCGCGGCGGTGCCGTTGCCACAGGGCCGCCCGGCGGCGCTGTCCGCGGCGGCCGTCTCCCTGCCGGACCCGTCCCGGTCGCCCGACCCGTCCCCGCTCTCCAACCGATAG
- a CDS encoding sugar transferase encodes MTTDRADAPRAARVLPPSAVPRPTAAAGRPPRGPVPKTLPPPRPGRGLRRRTVALLLTADCLATTGAALLALGTTAAPAALTALVPAALLLHCRAGLYRPGPAPSALDDLPGLLGRAAVLWCAAAAVLAAVHPGRALPPVVLAGAVAAHTLLVCGGRATVYRARRDAARRRPRAALIVGTDPAARQLAAVLDAHPEYGMHPVGLVPPAPLLPGGPAAPPAPGGLPRLTSVPDLARAVIQHTVRDVVFTLPPYGDPHTAALLRRFVDQGSVIWLAGPAAARESRPPHPGTDQLWGFACRRLDTAPPRHGGRRKRALDLALATGALVAAAPVLLGCALAVRLADGPGVLCRRERTGRDGRGFTLLTFRTLRGCEAQEETSRRGADDGRLSRAGRLLRRSALEGLPQLWNVLRGDMSLVGPRPEHPRVVQRCTQACPEYGARHRMRPGLTGLAQVHGLRDGGSPEDLARFDNLYIDSWSPWQDIRILLRTAASPWRRERG; translated from the coding sequence ATGACGACGGATCGCGCGGACGCCCCGCGGGCCGCCCGGGTCCTGCCCCCGTCGGCGGTGCCCCGGCCGACGGCCGCCGCGGGCCGTCCGCCCCGCGGGCCGGTCCCGAAGACCCTGCCCCCGCCCCGGCCGGGACGCGGCCTGCGGCGGCGGACCGTCGCCCTGCTGCTGACCGCCGACTGCCTGGCCACCACGGGCGCCGCGCTGCTCGCCCTGGGCACCACCGCGGCGCCGGCGGCGCTCACCGCGCTGGTGCCGGCCGCGCTGCTGCTGCACTGCCGGGCCGGCCTCTACCGTCCCGGCCCCGCCCCGAGCGCGCTCGACGACCTGCCGGGGCTGCTGGGCCGGGCCGCCGTCCTCTGGTGCGCGGCGGCCGCGGTGCTCGCCGCCGTCCACCCCGGGCGGGCGCTGCCACCGGTCGTGCTGGCGGGCGCGGTGGCGGCACACACCCTGCTGGTCTGCGGCGGCCGGGCCACCGTCTACCGGGCGCGCCGCGACGCCGCCCGCCGCCGGCCGCGCGCCGCCCTGATCGTGGGCACCGACCCGGCCGCCCGGCAGCTGGCCGCCGTGCTGGACGCCCATCCTGAGTACGGCATGCACCCGGTGGGCCTGGTCCCGCCGGCCCCGCTGCTGCCGGGCGGGCCCGCCGCTCCCCCGGCCCCCGGGGGCCTGCCGCGGCTCACCTCCGTGCCGGACCTCGCCCGGGCCGTCATCCAGCACACCGTGCGGGACGTGGTGTTCACGCTGCCGCCGTACGGTGATCCGCACACCGCCGCGCTGCTGCGCCGCTTCGTCGACCAGGGCTCGGTGATCTGGCTGGCCGGTCCGGCGGCCGCCCGCGAGAGCCGCCCGCCGCATCCGGGCACCGACCAGCTGTGGGGCTTCGCCTGCCGCCGGCTGGACACCGCCCCGCCCCGGCACGGCGGCCGGCGCAAGCGGGCCCTGGATCTCGCGCTGGCCACGGGGGCACTGGTGGCCGCGGCCCCGGTGCTGCTGGGCTGTGCGCTCGCGGTACGGCTCGCCGACGGGCCCGGTGTGCTGTGCCGGCGGGAACGGACCGGCCGGGACGGGCGCGGCTTCACCCTGCTGACGTTCCGCACCCTGCGCGGATGCGAGGCGCAGGAGGAGACGAGCCGGCGGGGTGCGGACGACGGCCGGCTGAGCCGGGCCGGCCGGCTGCTGCGGCGCAGCGCGCTGGAGGGGCTGCCGCAGCTGTGGAACGTGCTGCGCGGCGATATGAGCCTGGTGGGGCCCCGCCCGGAGCACCCCCGCGTCGTCCAGCGGTGCACCCAGGCCTGCCCGGAGTACGGCGCCCGGCACCGGATGCGGCCGGGCCTGACGGGACTTGCGCAGGTGCACGGGCTGCGCGACGGCGGCTCCCCGGAGGACCTGGCCCGCTTCGACAACCTCTACATCGACAGCTGGTCGCCGTGGCAGGACATCCGGATCCTGCTGCGCACCGCGGCCTCCCCGTGGCGGCGGGAGCGCGGATGA
- a CDS encoding glycosyltransferase family 4 protein, protein MLPQDLQCQERPTVLHVSRPVDGKVARVVTDLVRSQVAAGLRAVVAAPPGGVLHRDATAAGAEVVPWPARRAPGPALAGERGRLARLIRRLGPDLVHTHGAKAGLAARLAVRGRIPTVHQPHSWSFESADGTASRPALGCERYTARWADRVLCGSEAERLRGAEAGVPARWAVIRNGVDLDRCAPAYREDAVRRALRRDLPALGDLPPDAPLVVCVGRLCPRKGQLSLLRAWPAVRAVVPDARLVLVGDGPDRELLHAAAPPGVRFAGAARDAVPWYRAADLVVLPSHRDGMALAPLEAMACGRPVVVTDAGGARESLPPGAAPHCLVPPADPAALAQAVCGLLTRPQLRGALGQRALEHMRAEYDVRHTAAAVLGLYRELLGAACPESRERVSR, encoded by the coding sequence GTGCTGCCGCAAGACCTGCAGTGCCAAGAGCGGCCAACGGTTCTCCATGTCTCCCGCCCCGTCGACGGCAAGGTCGCCCGGGTCGTCACCGACCTGGTGCGGTCCCAGGTCGCGGCGGGGCTGCGGGCCGTGGTCGCCGCACCGCCCGGTGGGGTGCTGCACCGGGACGCCACCGCGGCGGGCGCCGAGGTGGTCCCGTGGCCGGCCCGCCGCGCCCCGGGCCCGGCACTCGCCGGGGAGAGGGGACGGCTGGCCCGGCTGATCCGGCGGCTCGGCCCGGACCTCGTCCATACCCACGGCGCCAAGGCCGGGCTCGCCGCCCGCCTGGCCGTCCGGGGCCGGATCCCGACGGTCCATCAGCCGCACAGCTGGTCCTTCGAGTCGGCCGACGGGACGGCGTCGCGGCCGGCGCTCGGCTGTGAGCGGTACACCGCCCGCTGGGCGGACCGGGTGCTGTGCGGGAGCGAGGCGGAGCGGCTGCGGGGCGCCGAAGCGGGGGTGCCGGCCCGGTGGGCAGTGATCCGCAACGGGGTGGACCTGGACCGTTGTGCGCCCGCATACCGTGAGGACGCGGTGCGGCGGGCGCTGCGCCGGGACCTGCCCGCACTCGGCGATCTGCCGCCGGACGCACCGCTGGTGGTGTGCGTGGGGCGGCTGTGTCCGCGAAAGGGCCAGCTGTCGCTGTTGCGGGCCTGGCCCGCGGTCCGCGCCGTCGTCCCCGATGCCCGGCTGGTGCTGGTCGGCGACGGCCCGGACCGGGAGCTGCTGCACGCCGCCGCACCGCCCGGTGTCCGGTTCGCGGGCGCGGCACGGGACGCGGTCCCCTGGTACCGGGCGGCGGATCTGGTCGTCCTCCCCTCCCACCGGGACGGTATGGCGCTGGCCCCTCTGGAGGCGATGGCCTGCGGCCGCCCCGTGGTGGTCACCGATGCCGGCGGGGCCCGCGAGAGCCTGCCGCCCGGGGCCGCACCGCACTGTCTGGTGCCGCCCGCGGACCCGGCCGCCCTGGCACAGGCCGTGTGCGGGCTGCTGACCCGCCCTCAGCTGCGCGGCGCGCTGGGCCAGAGGGCCCTGGAGCACATGCGGGCGGAGTACGACGTGCGGCACACCGCGGCGGCCGTCCTCGGGCTGTACCGCGAACTGCTCGGTGCGGCGTGCCCGGAGAGCAGGGAGCGGGTCAGCCGATGA
- a CDS encoding chaplin: MKRFVKAAAVSAASCAVVLSGAGIASASGEGHHGGRGHNHFRSDHRALYNHRSGANAAGFAAGSPGILSGNNVQVPINIPINICGNSLSPFSLLNPAFGNICINR; encoded by the coding sequence ATGAAGCGCTTTGTCAAGGCCGCCGCGGTGAGTGCGGCCAGCTGCGCCGTAGTGCTGAGTGGCGCAGGCATTGCCTCAGCCAGCGGGGAGGGTCACCACGGCGGTCGTGGTCACAACCACTTCCGCAGTGACCACCGTGCCCTCTACAACCACCGCTCCGGTGCCAACGCGGCGGGCTTCGCCGCAGGCTCCCCGGGCATCCTCAGTGGCAACAATGTCCAGGTTCCGATCAACATCCCGATCAACATCTGCGGCAACAGCCTCAGCCCCTTCTCGCTGCTGAACCCGGCGTTCGGGAACATCTGCATCAACCGGTGA
- a CDS encoding spermidine synthase has product MAKSRRGRGGPESVTETVDGGLAELRPDRDRARGWTLLIDGAPQSHVDLDDPAYLDFSYQRRLGHVADLAGPMGKPLRAVHLGGGALTLARYVAATRPRSTQQVVEIDAPLVGLVRRQLPWDSGWRIRVRGGDARAGLAKIPDGWADLIIADVFGGARTPAHLTSTEFLTEVHRALRPGGFYAANLADGPPLRFLRGQIATAHTVFPELCLTADPAVLRGKRFGNAVLLAADGPLPVAELTRRAATDPQAGRVEHGRALLDFTGGAAPVTDATALASPAPPAAAFD; this is encoded by the coding sequence ATGGCGAAGAGCAGACGCGGGCGCGGCGGACCGGAGTCCGTCACCGAGACGGTGGACGGCGGGCTTGCCGAGCTACGGCCCGACCGGGACCGGGCGCGCGGCTGGACGCTGCTGATCGACGGTGCCCCGCAATCACATGTGGACCTCGACGACCCGGCATATCTGGACTTCTCCTATCAGCGGCGGCTCGGGCACGTCGCCGACCTGGCCGGACCCATGGGCAAACCGCTGCGCGCCGTCCATCTCGGCGGCGGCGCCCTGACCCTGGCCCGCTATGTCGCGGCCACCCGCCCGCGCTCCACCCAGCAGGTGGTGGAGATCGACGCACCGCTCGTCGGCCTCGTACGCCGGCAGCTGCCGTGGGACAGCGGCTGGCGGATACGGGTGCGCGGCGGTGACGCCCGGGCCGGCCTGGCGAAGATCCCGGACGGCTGGGCGGACCTGATCATCGCCGATGTCTTCGGCGGTGCGCGCACGCCCGCGCACCTGACCAGCACCGAATTCCTGACGGAGGTCCACCGGGCGCTGCGGCCCGGCGGGTTCTACGCGGCGAACCTCGCGGACGGGCCGCCGCTGCGCTTTCTGCGCGGCCAGATCGCCACGGCCCACACGGTCTTCCCCGAGCTGTGCCTGACCGCCGACCCGGCCGTACTGCGCGGCAAACGCTTCGGCAACGCGGTCCTGCTGGCCGCCGACGGGCCGCTGCCGGTCGCCGAACTGACCCGGCGGGCGGCCACCGATCCGCAGGCCGGCCGGGTCGAACACGGCCGGGCGCTGCTGGACTTCACCGGCGGCGCGGCACCGGTCACCGACGCCACGGCCCTCGCCTCGCCCGCCCCGCCGGCCGCGGCCTTCGACTGA
- a CDS encoding response regulator transcription factor yields MARVLVVEDDQFVRSALIRHLTDAAHTVRSVGTALEALREVAHVGFDVVILDLGLPDLDGGEALKMLRGITDVPVIIATARDDEADIVRLLNDGADDYLTKPFSVEHLSARMAAVLRRSRTAAAGAQAPSRAIRVGGLSIDPLRRQAELDGVTLDLTRREFDLLAFLAERPGVVVPRKELLAEVWQQSYGDDQTIDVHLSWLRRKLGETAARPRYLHTLRGVGVKLEPPQ; encoded by the coding sequence ATGGCACGTGTGCTCGTCGTCGAGGACGACCAGTTCGTACGCTCGGCTCTGATCCGGCATCTGACCGACGCCGCCCACACGGTACGCAGCGTCGGCACCGCTCTGGAGGCGCTCCGAGAGGTGGCGCACGTCGGCTTCGACGTCGTCATCCTCGACCTCGGTCTGCCCGATCTGGACGGGGGCGAGGCGCTGAAGATGCTCCGCGGCATCACCGATGTCCCTGTGATCATCGCCACCGCCCGCGACGACGAGGCCGATATCGTCCGGCTGCTGAACGACGGTGCGGACGACTACCTCACCAAGCCGTTCTCCGTCGAGCACCTGTCGGCCCGGATGGCCGCCGTACTGCGCCGCTCCCGGACCGCCGCGGCCGGTGCCCAGGCGCCCTCACGGGCGATCCGGGTCGGCGGCCTGTCCATCGACCCGCTCCGCCGGCAGGCCGAACTGGACGGCGTCACCCTCGATCTGACCCGCAGGGAGTTCGACCTGCTGGCCTTCCTCGCCGAACGCCCCGGCGTCGTCGTCCCCCGCAAGGAACTCCTCGCCGAGGTCTGGCAGCAGTCCTACGGCGACGACCAGACCATCGACGTCCATCTGTCCTGGCTGCGCCGCAAGCTGGGCGAAACCGCGGCGCGGCCCCGGTACCTGCACACCCTGCGGGGCGTCGGCGTGAAGCTGGAGCCGCCGCAATGA
- a CDS encoding sensor histidine kinase has product MRWALVKVALAVTAMVVVAFAVPLGLVVKELARDRAYSNAERQAATIGPVLAITTDRTQLERAVASAETGPGGRIGVHVPASGHHGKPAEIGSRRAAQADVAAAAKLGRASISPVRGGSSLLQPTAVASGIAVVEVFVPDVALTKGVATSWLVLAGVGLALVIGSVAVADRLGTRMVRPAKRLAGAAHDLGTGKLGVRVPEDGPKELRLAASAFNAMADQVVQLLANERELAADLSHRLRTPLTVLRLNAASLGDSSAAEQTRAAVEQLEREVDQIIRTAREQKAQTRQAAAAAGCDAAEVIRERMDFWSALAEDEGRTVRVAGADRPVRVPVARPELAAALDAMLGNVFRHTSEGTAFAVDVHNAEDAVIVLVSDAGDGIDDPDAALRRGWSGGGGWGHRPAVAGGGSTGLGLDIVRRLAESTGGDVRIGRSVLGGTEVRVWLALDDRRARTGSRGHRLRRTLGVRRRRTARTGS; this is encoded by the coding sequence ATGAGATGGGCCCTGGTCAAGGTGGCGCTGGCGGTCACCGCCATGGTCGTGGTCGCCTTCGCCGTGCCCCTCGGACTGGTCGTCAAGGAGCTGGCCCGCGACCGCGCCTACTCCAATGCCGAACGGCAGGCCGCCACCATCGGCCCGGTCCTCGCCATCACCACCGACCGCACCCAGCTCGAACGCGCCGTCGCCAGCGCCGAGACCGGCCCCGGCGGCCGGATCGGCGTCCATGTCCCGGCGAGCGGCCACCACGGCAAGCCCGCCGAGATCGGCTCCCGGCGCGCGGCACAAGCGGATGTGGCGGCCGCCGCCAAGCTCGGCCGGGCCTCCATCTCCCCGGTGCGCGGCGGCTCCTCGCTGCTCCAGCCGACCGCCGTCGCCTCCGGTATCGCCGTCGTCGAGGTCTTCGTCCCCGACGTGGCACTCACCAAGGGCGTCGCCACCTCCTGGCTGGTGCTCGCCGGGGTCGGCCTCGCGCTGGTCATCGGCTCGGTCGCCGTCGCCGACCGGCTCGGCACCCGCATGGTGCGGCCCGCGAAGCGGCTGGCCGGGGCCGCTCACGACCTCGGCACCGGCAAGCTCGGCGTCCGCGTCCCGGAGGACGGCCCCAAGGAACTGCGGTTGGCGGCCAGCGCCTTCAACGCGATGGCCGACCAGGTCGTCCAACTGCTCGCCAACGAGCGTGAACTGGCCGCCGACCTCTCGCACCGGCTGCGCACCCCGCTGACCGTCCTGCGGCTCAACGCCGCCTCGCTCGGCGACAGCTCGGCCGCCGAGCAGACCCGGGCCGCCGTCGAACAGCTGGAGCGCGAGGTCGACCAGATCATCCGCACCGCCCGTGAACAGAAGGCCCAGACCCGGCAGGCCGCCGCGGCGGCGGGCTGCGACGCCGCCGAGGTGATCCGCGAGCGGATGGACTTCTGGTCGGCGCTCGCCGAGGACGAGGGCCGCACCGTCCGCGTCGCCGGCGCGGACCGCCCCGTACGGGTCCCCGTCGCCCGCCCCGAACTCGCCGCCGCCCTGGACGCGATGCTCGGCAACGTCTTCCGCCACACCTCCGAGGGCACCGCCTTCGCGGTCGACGTCCACAACGCCGAGGACGCGGTGATCGTGCTGGTCTCGGACGCCGGCGACGGCATCGACGACCCGGACGCGGCGCTGCGCCGCGGCTGGTCGGGCGGCGGTGGGTGGGGGCACCGCCCAGCGGTAGCTGGGGGAGGTTCGACCGGCCTCGGTCTGGACATCGTGCGGCGGCTGGCCGAGTCCACCGGCGGCGATGTGCGCATCGGCCGCTCCGTCCTCGGCGGCACCGAGGTCCGGGTCTGGCTGGCGCTGGACGACCGGCGCGCCCGCACCGGTTCCCGCGGCCACCGGCTGCGCCGCACGCTCGGCGTCCGGCGCCGGCGGACCGCGCGCACCGGCTCCTGA
- a CDS encoding chitinase yields MSSSAHRRRKSRTTQLIVSGAAAVVATGGAFAVAGSALAAKAPSTAAGAHAPKAAAGFAPYVDTSLAPAHDLAATARKTGVKNFHLAFVTSGGGCTPKWGGSGELGNDQVAGQIPALRKAGGDVRVSFGGATGTELGAACGSVDELAAAYGKVIDRFQLTKADFDIEGGALPDTAANTRRARAIAQLQKKHPGLDVSFTLPVMPEGLTQDGVNLVADAKKNGVKISAVNIMAMDYGASYSGDMGTYAIWAATATRGQIEKALGLSEAAAWKTVAVTPMIGVNDVQNEVFKADDAAQLVKFAKKKHLAWLSMWSATRDQACPGGAATSAQPTCSSVQQKPLDFTKAFAKYTG; encoded by the coding sequence ATGAGTTCTTCGGCACACCGCCGGCGCAAGAGCCGCACCACCCAGCTGATCGTGAGCGGCGCGGCCGCGGTCGTCGCGACCGGCGGCGCCTTCGCCGTCGCCGGATCCGCCCTGGCCGCCAAGGCGCCGAGCACCGCCGCCGGCGCGCATGCCCCGAAGGCCGCCGCCGGCTTCGCCCCGTACGTCGACACCTCGCTCGCCCCTGCCCACGACCTGGCCGCCACCGCCCGGAAGACCGGGGTCAAGAACTTCCACCTCGCCTTCGTCACCTCCGGCGGCGGCTGCACCCCCAAGTGGGGCGGCTCCGGTGAGCTCGGCAACGACCAGGTGGCCGGCCAGATACCCGCCCTGCGCAAGGCCGGCGGCGATGTCCGGGTCTCCTTCGGCGGCGCCACCGGCACCGAGCTCGGGGCGGCCTGCGGCTCCGTGGACGAACTGGCCGCCGCCTACGGCAAGGTCATCGACCGGTTCCAGCTCACCAAGGCCGACTTCGACATCGAGGGCGGCGCCCTGCCCGACACCGCCGCCAACACCCGCCGCGCCCGGGCCATCGCCCAGCTCCAGAAGAAGCACCCCGGTCTGGACGTCTCCTTCACCCTGCCGGTGATGCCCGAGGGCCTGACCCAGGACGGGGTGAACCTGGTCGCCGACGCCAAGAAGAACGGCGTCAAGATCTCCGCCGTCAACATCATGGCGATGGACTACGGCGCCTCCTACAGCGGCGACATGGGCACGTACGCGATCTGGGCCGCCACCGCCACCCGGGGCCAGATCGAGAAGGCGCTCGGCCTGAGCGAGGCGGCCGCCTGGAAGACCGTGGCCGTGACCCCGATGATCGGCGTCAACGATGTGCAGAACGAGGTCTTCAAGGCCGACGACGCCGCCCAGCTGGTGAAGTTCGCCAAGAAGAAGCACCTGGCCTGGCTGTCGATGTGGTCCGCCACCCGCGACCAGGCCTGCCCCGGCGGCGCCGCCACTTCGGCACAGCCCACCTGCAGCTCCGTCCAGCAGAAGCCGCTGGACTTCACCAAGGCCTTCGCCAAGTACACCGGCTGA
- a CDS encoding helix-turn-helix domain-containing protein encodes MVRMRQQSREPSPEIPEVAFSAPAGRPTGVEVLTLAELRARADACRLSAPHRPGFHHLLVLDGGRLVHSVDFREHVLAPGDLLWSRPGQVQHFGDLTGAEGRLVLFEAGFLDPATATAARVEDWYGPPVRHPEGAAARGVDDAMRQLHGEFGALGGLPLEIHLEVLRHLLAVLVLRAAHPGGEADGSCAASATYLRFRDAVERDFTRSRRVADYARALGYAPRTLSRATEAVAGVGAKEFIDRRVVLEAKRLLAHGDRSAARIADRLGFADAPNFSKFFQRQTGTTPIAFRTAVRGGAA; translated from the coding sequence ATGGTGAGAATGCGACAGCAGAGCCGGGAGCCGTCGCCGGAGATCCCGGAGGTGGCGTTCTCGGCGCCGGCCGGGCGGCCGACGGGGGTGGAGGTGCTGACGCTCGCGGAGCTGCGGGCGCGCGCGGACGCCTGCCGGCTGTCCGCCCCGCACCGCCCCGGCTTCCACCATCTGCTGGTCCTGGACGGCGGCCGGCTGGTGCACAGCGTCGACTTCCGCGAGCACGTCCTCGCGCCGGGCGATCTGCTGTGGTCGCGCCCCGGGCAGGTCCAGCACTTCGGTGATCTGACGGGCGCGGAGGGGCGGCTGGTGCTCTTCGAGGCCGGCTTCCTGGATCCGGCGACCGCGACGGCGGCCCGGGTCGAGGACTGGTACGGGCCGCCCGTACGGCATCCGGAGGGCGCCGCGGCCCGGGGTGTGGACGACGCGATGCGGCAGCTGCACGGGGAGTTCGGGGCGCTGGGCGGGCTGCCGCTGGAGATCCATCTCGAGGTGCTGCGGCATCTGCTGGCCGTCCTGGTGCTGCGGGCCGCGCATCCGGGCGGGGAGGCGGACGGGTCCTGCGCGGCGAGCGCGACCTATCTGCGCTTCCGGGACGCGGTGGAGCGGGACTTCACCCGCAGCCGGCGGGTCGCCGACTACGCCCGCGCGCTGGGCTATGCGCCGCGCACCCTCTCCCGGGCCACCGAGGCCGTTGCCGGGGTGGGGGCCAAGGAGTTCATCGACCGGCGGGTGGTGCTGGAGGCCAAGCGGCTGCTGGCGCACGGCGACCGGTCCGCGGCCCGGATCGCGGACCGGCTGGGCTTCGCCGACGCCCCCAACTTCAGCAAGTTCTTCCAGCGGCAGACGGGCACCACCCCGATCGCGTTCCGCACGGCGGTACGCGGCGGTGCGGCCTGA
- a CDS encoding NAD(P)-dependent oxidoreductase has translation MSTIALFGANGTIGSRILHEALRRGHRVTAVVRDPAKITTTHPDLTVITGDALDPASVAAAAKGRDVLVSAVGGGDGPGHTATIRPAAESLVAGLRTLGDTAPRLISVGGAGSLRTPDGARVWDAEGLPAFLLEIMHAHGDALDFYRSVFDVRWTSLSPAATIEPGERTGSYRTALDDLITDAGGTSRITTEDYAVAVVDEIEQPRHVGERFTVGY, from the coding sequence ATGTCCACGATCGCGCTCTTCGGGGCCAACGGCACCATCGGAAGCCGCATCCTCCACGAGGCCCTGCGGCGCGGCCACCGGGTCACCGCGGTGGTCCGCGACCCCGCGAAGATCACCACCACCCACCCGGACCTGACCGTGATCACCGGCGACGCCCTCGACCCGGCGTCCGTCGCCGCCGCGGCGAAGGGCCGGGACGTCCTGGTCAGCGCGGTCGGCGGCGGCGACGGACCGGGCCACACCGCCACGATCAGGCCCGCCGCCGAGTCCCTGGTCGCCGGGCTGCGGACCCTCGGCGACACCGCACCCCGGCTGATCTCCGTCGGCGGCGCCGGCTCGCTGCGCACGCCGGACGGCGCACGGGTCTGGGACGCGGAGGGCCTGCCCGCCTTCCTGCTGGAGATCATGCACGCCCACGGCGATGCGCTGGACTTCTACCGCTCGGTCTTTGATGTGCGCTGGACCAGCCTCAGTCCGGCCGCCACCATCGAGCCCGGCGAGCGCACCGGCAGCTACCGCACCGCCCTCGACGACCTGATCACCGACGCCGGGGGCACCAGCCGGATCACCACCGAGGACTACGCCGTCGCCGTGGTCGACGAAATAGAGCAGCCCCGCCACGTCGGCGAGCGCTTCACCGTCGGCTACTGA
- the orn gene encoding oligoribonuclease — translation MNDRMVWIDCEMTGLSLANDALIEVAALVTDSELNVLGDGVDVVIRPPAESLGTMPEVVRRMHTASGLLEELDGGTTLEAAEAQVLAYIKQHVPEPRKAPLCGNSVGTDRGFLLRDMPTLEDYLHYRIVDVSSVKELARRWFPRAYFNSPDKSGNHRALADIRESIAELRYYREAVFVPQPGPDSDTAKAIAAKHVLPAEPQSTP, via the coding sequence ATGAACGATCGCATGGTGTGGATCGACTGCGAGATGACCGGACTCTCGCTGGCGAATGACGCGCTCATCGAGGTGGCCGCTCTGGTCACCGACTCGGAGCTGAATGTGCTGGGCGACGGGGTGGATGTGGTGATCCGCCCTCCCGCCGAGTCGCTCGGCACCATGCCGGAGGTGGTGCGCCGGATGCACACCGCCTCCGGGCTGCTGGAGGAACTGGACGGCGGCACGACGCTGGAGGCGGCCGAGGCACAGGTGCTTGCGTACATCAAGCAGCATGTGCCGGAGCCGCGGAAGGCGCCGCTGTGCGGCAACTCCGTCGGCACCGACCGCGGCTTCCTGCTGCGGGACATGCCGACGCTGGAGGACTACCTCCACTACCGGATCGTCGATGTCTCGTCCGTGAAGGAGCTGGCCCGGCGCTGGTTCCCGCGGGCCTACTTCAACAGCCCGGACAAGAGCGGCAACCACCGGGCGCTGGCGGACATCCGTGAATCCATCGCGGAACTGCGCTACTACCGGGAGGCGGTCTTCGTGCCGCAGCCCGGTCCCGACTCGGACACCGCGAAGGCCATCGCCGCCAAGCACGTCCTCCCTGCCGAGCCGCAGTCCACGCCGTAG